A genomic window from Daphnia carinata strain CSIRO-1 chromosome 9, CSIRO_AGI_Dcar_HiC_V3, whole genome shotgun sequence includes:
- the LOC130688542 gene encoding uncharacterized protein LOC130688542 — protein MFPFPTRTLASTAPSRLYGCKLQRLRSSSLLPYRIREPVDQRVVVSSKTHVTPVKGVTIPSLELQAAVEGLNIALTICPADLRSSSTTASATASHRNTGRRQWRHVTGDTNPADLCSPGIDPKDVTELINFHKGPPFLNLDTSEWYTWEEITEPEERDVNVIRILAVKTEDENHVIDRCVTRFSSLLKLQWVLAWSKRCTKNARAKLRSEKLMVCELTAEEMVTSLVICIKRTREFAFTEELYALRKNLELPLRSKLRIFKPFLDEVGQLRVGGRVLHAPNDYATKHPILLPATQLLTRRIIWDYHIKQMHVKTERLLTDLHSRY, from the exons ATGTTTCCGTTCCCAACGCGGACGTTGGCCTCAACAGCACCTTCACGTCTTtacggatgcaagctccaaaggtTACGGAGCAGTAGCTTACTTCCGTACCGTATTCGAGAACCAGTCGATCAACGTGTCGTTGTTTCGTCAAAAACGCACGTCACACCAGTGAAAGGTGTCACGATTCCAAGTTTAGAGCTACAAGCTGCAGTAGAAGGTCTCAACATCGCCCTCACGATTTGCC CTGCCGATTTGAggtcttcgtcaacaaccgcatcggCAACCGCATCGCACCGGAACACGGgtcgtcgacaatggcgtcatgttACTGGAGACACTAACCCAGCTGACCTCTGCAGTCCGGGCATCGATCCAAAGGACGTCACCGAGTTGATTAACTTTCACAAAGGGCCTCCGTTTCTCAATCTGGATACCTCGGAATGGTACACTTGGGAAGAAATTACGGAGCCAGAAGAAAGGGATGTAAACGTGATTCGTATCCTGGCAGTAAAAACGGAAGATGAAAACCACGTCATCGATCGATGTGTCACCCGGTTTTCCAGTCTGTTGAAACTCCAGTGGGTTCTAGCTTGGAGTAAAAGATGTACTAAAAACGCTCGGGCGAAATTACGTAGCGAGAAACTCATGGTCTGTGAGCTAACGGCAGAAGAAATGGTGACGTCGTTGGTAATATGCATCAAACGTACGCGGGAATTTGCTTTTACTGAAGAACTGTACGCCCTTCGCAAAAATCTGGAATTGCCACTCAGATCCAAACTTCGCATCTTCAagcccttcttggatgaagTCGGGCAGTTGCGAGTAGGTGGGCGTGTACTTCACGCGCCAAATGATTACGCAACTAAACACCCCATACTCCTGCCAGCTACTCAACTTTTAACAAGAAGGATAATTTGGGATTATCACATTAAACAAATGCACGTCAAGACCGAGAGATTGCTGACTGACTTACATTCACGCTATTGA
- the LOC130689124 gene encoding probable helicase with zinc finger domain has protein sequence MAFFDEEIPLNRNVRNPNDKIELSSKFRAPPSGLTSQEFRLCKQFEKNNTCRLGPQCVEAHGVEELNEWITFWNTLKDRINSQLENKTVCKTFLQKLQFDTSTSDRSECMFVSNLPFVDLKLEENVNVTLSTKPAATSWVIYLKSQESLQNIALLEDNYRENFFIQSVFTRESNVKYGHITKSRQEWNSISSENPGTIIITIKFKSNIYGSFNQAIIFDFGCIPYLSLHLRVDVYPANEGFELSKDGKQLVVSSENRWTDDNADIFRLPSSNLEEHCLELQKKYPQAGHKLKFPAAFETTVLNHANYKERMHLLLCVEELAQARILSSFNLTGNVILTTNYILSPGPLSTAKYCNGENELFAKLELSYNISEDTPAGRLILNNCNVALISFGMDSQGKRRAYECVIEDKTKDAIYLRLNEKLVTDFQLKHGSEFRVQAQFQLNRDVFCEKHWAIDLCTTKILFPDVSVSYSFESQIPEMVTKLNSQQQQAVAAIYSNPREKRAPIVIAGPYGTGKTFTFAQCIKVIMEQPDTRVLVCTHSNSAADLYVKDYLHPMVQSGMTHYRPLRIFYKVRWLATVHHSVIEYSLRETDPTKACSFRLPKLSEIEQHRIVVTTLATTSYLLQAGVKKGYFTHILIDEAAQCTECDVLIPLSLADERTRIALAGDHMQLSPEIFSQVAREQQFQVSLLERLYDRYPQDFPCRILLCENYRSHFAIVKFTSELFYDNRLKSIGKNEQHAEFYPLTFRGAKGEDVQDPNSTSIYNMAEIYEIGEVVKKLQDTWPHESWGSFDENSVGIVSPYSDQVSRIRVHLRHRKLFGVNVERVLNVQGKQFRVIILSTVRTRNTCVNEEKERKRRKCHFLQAGKDDHETEEEEENEEDEEAQFGFLSSARLMNTAVTRARSLVIVVGDPLALCSIGKCRKLWQRFIEACRDQNSLFGISWMQLRSHLDALEMKKLYGLNPMAPEFVPKVIRAGQSSRAAGSSYSPSLIMSTQQYPIGLPPFCLPPPSTASATAGIPPFPPPPFYQQQRFNPCSPHRQSQLNHSLAAQPHKPRPRILPFSTKSPNYSNPHLPAPIVPPPVANHSFGNFATASNATFSQLNTSFQNLHMSPRFSTSAHSQQLHEMNLFRGFDISYTGPLNRDDSIEVGGTAHRAISKPLTVQQLEAALLKETQMSSKMESWPVSPGNESIWTPLSGPSLWDGAVFSKEEEIKNDTVPLYLRTSNSNSQMSDDEMDMLVNSFVKPEEVDSDDGDIPLWADVNLEPNEDIEVKTLQFEESVLRSLRKENLIE, from the exons ATGGCTTTTTTTGACGAAGAGATTCCGCTGAACCGCAATGTGAGGAATCCAAATGATAAGATTGAGCTGTCAAGCAAATTTCGAGCACCTCCAAGTGGGTTAACTTCGCAAGAATTTCGGCTTTGCAAGCAGTTCGAGAAAAACAATACTTGTCGATTGGGTCCCCAGTGTGTTGAAGCCCATGGAGTTGAAGAGTTAAACGAATGGATCACATTTTGGAACACATTGAAGGACAGAATCAATTCACAATTAGAGAATAAAACAGTATGCAAGACATTTCTTCAGAAATTACAGTTTGATACAAGTACATCTGACAGATCTGAGTGCATGTTTGTTTCAAACTTGCCATTTGTAGACTTGAAACTTGAAGAAAATGTTAATGTGACATTGTCCACAAAACCAGCTGCTACTAGTTGGGTTATATATCTGAAATCTCAAGAAAGTTTGCAAAATATTGCTTTGTTAGAGGACAATTACcgtgaaaatttttttattcaaagtgtattCACAAGAGAATCCAATGTGAAATATGGGCACATCACAAAAAGCCGACAAGAGTGGAATAGCATTAGTTCTGAAAACCCTGGCACCATCATCATAACcatcaaattcaaatcaaacatTTATGGCTCCTTTAATCAAgcaatcatttttgattttggatgTATTCCATACTTGTCACTTCATCTAAGAGTGGATGTGTATCCAGCAAATGAAGGCTTTGAGCTTAGTAAAGATGGAAAGCAATTAGTTGTCTCTTCAGAAAATCGGTGGACTGATGACAATGCTGACATTTTTCGACTACCATCATCTAATTTGGAAGAGCATTGTCTGGAACTCCAAAAGAAATACCCTCAAGCTGGTCATAAGCTGAAATTCCCTGCTGCTTTTGAAACGACAGTCCTAAACCATGCCAATTACAAAGAGCGAATGCATTTATTGCTTTGTGTTGAAGAGCTTGCACAAGCACGAATTCTCTCAAGCTTCAATTTGACAGGCAATGTTATTTTGACTACAAACTACATTCTGTCACCTGGTCCATTGTCAACAGCTAAATATTGCAATGGGGAAAACGAGCTATTTGCCAAGTTGGAACTGTCTTACAACATATCAGAGGATACACCAGCTGGCCGCTTGATTCTTAACAATTGCAATGTGGCATTGATATCCTTTGGAATGGATAGTCAAG GTAAACGAAGAGCGTATGAATGTGTTATTGAGGATAAAACCAAGGATGCTATCTACTTACGACTAAACGAAAAATTGGTGACggattttcaattgaaacatGGATCCGAATTTAGGGTACAAGCGCAGTTCCAGCTAAATCGTGATGTGTTTTGTGAGAAACATTGGGCTATAGATCTTTGTACtaccaaaattctttttcccgaTGTATCAGTGTCATACAG CTTTGAGAGTCAAATTCCTGAAATGGTGACTAAATTAAACagccaacaacagcaagctGTGGCTGCTATTTATTCCAATCCTCGAGAGAAAAGAGCGCCAATCGTAATAGCTGGGCCGTATGGTACGGGAAAGACGTTCACATTTGCACAGTGTATCAAGGTTATTATGGAGCAGCCTGATACGCGTGTACTAGTGTGTACGCATTCGAATAGTGCAGCCGATTTATACGTAAAGGATTATTTGCATCCAATGGTTCAAAGTGGAATGACTCATTATCGCCCCTTAAGAATATTTTATAAAGTCAGATGGTTGGCAACAGTTCATCATTCTGTCATAGAG TATTCTTTGCGTGAAACCGATCCCACTAAAGCCTGCAGTTTCCGTCTCCCGAAATTAAGTGAGATCGAGCAACATCGCATCGTCGTTACCACACTTGCAACAACGAGTTACCTTTTGCAAGCTGGCGTAAAGAAGG GCTATTTCACTCATATCTTAATTGATGAAGCAGCTCAGTGCACCGAATGTGATGTCTTAATCCCTCTCTCTTTGGCTGATGAACGCACTCGGATCGCTCTCGCAGGTGATCACATGCAATTGAGCCCAGAAATCTTCTCACAAGTAGCTCGGGAGCAACAATTTCAG GTTTCTTTGTTGGAACGGTTATATGATCGCTATCCTCAAGATTTCCCGTGCCGAATACTTCTTTGTGAAAACTACCGATCGCACTTTGCGATTGTTAAATTCACCTCTGAACTTTTCTATGACAACCGTTTAAAAAGTATTGGGAAGAACGAGCAGCATGCCGAATTTTACCCGCTTACGTTTCGGGGGgctaaag GCGAAGATGTACAGGACCCTAACAGCACATCAATTTACAACATGGCCGAAATTTATGAAATCGGTGAAGTGGTGAAAAAATTGCAAGACACATGGCCTCACGAGAGCTGGGGTTCTTTTGACGAGAACTCCGTCGGGATCGTAAGCCCATATTCAGATCAGGTATCCCGGATACGCGTGCATCTTCGTCACAGGAAACTCTTTGGCGTCAACGTGGAGAGAGTTTTAAATGTTCAAG GTAAACAATTCCGCGTCATAATATTGAGCACTGTGCGGACACGCAATACCTGCGTcaatgaagagaaagaacgGAAACGTCGAAAATGCCATTTTCTGCAAGCTGGGAAAgacgatcatgaaactgaagaagaagaggaaaacgaagaagacgaggaagCTCAGTTTGGCTTCTTGTCATCAGCTCGCCTCATGAATACAGCCGTGACACGAGCACGCAGCTTGGTCATAGTTGTTGGAGATCCCCTAGCTCTGTGCTCGATTGGGAAATGCAG GAAATTGTGGCAACGATTTATTGAAGCGTGCCGGGATCAAAATTCACTCTTCGGAATATCGTGGATGCAATTGCGTTCACACCTTGACGCCCTTGAAATGAAGAAACTTTATGGACTGAATCCAATGGCGCCAGAATTTGTGCCTAAAGTAATACGTGCTGGGCAGTCATCTCGAGCGGCTGGCTCATCGTATTCCCCAAGCTTAATTATGTCGACACAGCAGTACCCCATCGGATTGCCTCCTTTCTGTTTGCCACCCCCATCTACTGCTTCGGCAACTGCTGGCATTCCGCCTTTCCCACCACCACCTTTTTATCAACAACAGCGGTTTAATCCGTGTAGCCCACATCGTCAATCTCAGTTGAATCATTCTCTAGCAGCTCAGCCGCACAAACCCAGGCCTCGCATTCTTCCGTTCAGTACGAAATCACCCAACTATAGTAATCCACATCTGCCTGCACCGATTGTTCCCCCGCCGGTGGCCAACCATTCGTTTGGCAACTTTGCTACGGCGTCCAATGCAACGTTCTCACAGCTCAATACCTCCTTCCAG AATCTGCATATGTCACCAAGGTTTTCGACGAGTGCACACAGCCAGCAATTGCATGAAATGAACCTATTCCGTGGCTTCGACATTTCGTATACTGGTCCCCTGAACCGCGATGATTCCATCGAAGTTGGTGGGACTGCACACAGAGCTATCTCCAAACCACTAACCGTCCAACAGCTGGAGGCTGCCTTGTTGAAAGAGACACAAATGTCGTCTAAGATGGAGTCTTGGCCAGTATCACCTGGCAATGAATCTATTTGGACACCTCTCAGCGGTCCATCGCTTTGGGACGGTGCGGTTTTCTCTAAG GAGGAAGAGATCAAGAACGACACGGTACCCCTATACTTACGCACGTCAAATAGCAACAGCCAAATGTCAGACGACGAAATGGATATGTTGGTCAATTCTTTTGTAAAGCCTGAAGAAGTCGATTCAGATGATGGAGACATCCCGTTGTGGGCGGACGTAAACTTAGAACCGAACGAGGATATCGAGGTCAAAACGCTTCAATTTGAAGAATCGGTCCTCCGCTCACTCCGGAAAGAGAATCTGATTGAATAA